The Trinickia acidisoli genome includes a window with the following:
- the rimM gene encoding ribosome maturation factor RimM (Essential for efficient processing of 16S rRNA), giving the protein MSVRDSSGSGRAKTTSRASVSFGAFARKPVERNEASAAVGQASGIEPVDTLPDDAVEVGAIVDAYGLKGWVKVAAHASARQGGDALTSAKCWWLVKGREIKSAPVVVAKVHGDSVVAQLSGPGDRDQALAWRGWCVHVCRSDFPALGTDEFYWVDLIGLEVVNEAGIALGVVIDLIDNGAHSVLRIEYPSQDKDGQPVTGERLIPFVGVYVKTVDQAARRIVVDWEADY; this is encoded by the coding sequence ATGTCCGTTCGTGATTCGAGCGGCTCGGGGCGAGCGAAAACGACTTCCCGGGCGTCTGTGTCGTTTGGCGCGTTCGCGCGCAAGCCGGTCGAGCGCAATGAGGCGAGTGCAGCCGTCGGTCAAGCGTCGGGCATCGAGCCGGTCGATACGTTGCCGGACGATGCCGTCGAAGTGGGTGCCATCGTCGACGCATACGGCCTGAAGGGTTGGGTCAAAGTTGCGGCGCATGCAAGCGCGCGCCAAGGCGGCGATGCCTTGACGAGCGCGAAATGCTGGTGGCTCGTCAAGGGGCGCGAAATCAAATCGGCGCCCGTGGTGGTGGCAAAGGTGCATGGCGATAGCGTCGTCGCACAGTTGAGCGGCCCCGGCGATCGCGATCAAGCGCTGGCGTGGCGCGGTTGGTGTGTCCATGTATGCCGCAGCGATTTCCCCGCACTCGGGACAGATGAGTTTTATTGGGTCGATCTGATCGGCCTCGAAGTCGTCAACGAGGCGGGCATCGCGCTCGGCGTCGTTATCGACCTCATCGACAACGGTGCGCATTCGGTGCTTCGCATCGAGTACCCGTCGCAAGACAAGGACGGGCAGCCGGTTACCGGCGAGCGGTTGATTCCGTTCGTCGGCGTGTACGTGAAAACGGTGGATCAGGCGGCGAGGCGTATCGTCGTCGATTGGGAAGCCGATTACTGA
- a CDS encoding NINE protein, whose protein sequence is MSTRVSSAPTRFRSKTLTALLAFLFGSVGAHRFYLYGSRDLFGWAHVIGTALGIPGVLLLVASERTSTLGWLLAILGAISVLAAFLAAIVYGLRPDEKWDAQFNAGHTARSRSGWGVVFVVIFSLFIGALLLMSGLALTFQTYFESQSNVVGSLSQ, encoded by the coding sequence ATGTCCACTCGCGTTTCTTCTGCTCCCACACGCTTTCGCTCCAAGACGCTCACCGCCCTGCTCGCTTTTCTGTTCGGCAGCGTCGGCGCTCATCGTTTCTACCTGTATGGTTCTCGCGACCTGTTTGGATGGGCCCACGTGATCGGCACAGCCTTGGGCATCCCCGGGGTGCTGCTGCTCGTCGCTTCGGAGCGAACGTCGACGCTCGGGTGGCTGCTGGCTATTCTTGGCGCAATATCGGTATTGGCGGCCTTCCTTGCGGCAATCGTCTACGGGCTGCGCCCCGACGAAAAATGGGACGCGCAATTCAATGCGGGCCATACGGCCCGGAGCCGTTCCGGCTGGGGCGTCGTCTTCGTTGTGATCTTTTCGTTGTTCATCGGTGCGCTGCTGCTCATGAGCGGACTCGCCTTGACGTTTCAAACGTACTTCGAGTCGCAGAGCAACGTGGTCGGCTCGCTTTCCCAATAA
- a CDS encoding PA0069 family radical SAM protein has translation MDDRDAEYPIAPPTPLKGRGAVTNLQGRYELDQREAVDDGWVSASEDGARPSFKTQVFEERARSILTRNTSPDIPFSVSLNPYRGCEHGCIYCFARPTHSYLGLSPGLDFESRIYAKVNAPELLQRELSKRSYLPEPIALGVNTDAYQPIERELRLTRRVIEVLHDYGHPFAAITKSSLIERDIDLLAPMAQQGQVMAAVTITTLDVEIARTLEPRAATPMRRLRTIRTLSEAGIPVGVSVAPVIPFVTEPDLERVLEACAEAGATSASYIVLRLPWEVAPLFKDWLAAHFPQRAERVMARVRDMRGGKDYDSSFAHRMKGEGAWAELLKQRFAKAVKRLGLNARQHGILDMSHFQKPATAEPLNPQLSLF, from the coding sequence ATGGACGACCGCGACGCCGAATACCCCATTGCTCCGCCTACGCCTCTCAAGGGCCGGGGCGCTGTTACGAATCTGCAGGGGCGCTATGAACTCGACCAGCGAGAAGCGGTGGATGACGGCTGGGTGTCGGCGAGCGAAGACGGCGCTCGGCCGTCTTTCAAGACGCAGGTATTCGAGGAGCGGGCCAGAAGCATCTTGACCCGCAACACGTCGCCCGACATTCCGTTCAGCGTTTCGCTCAACCCCTATCGTGGCTGCGAGCACGGCTGTATCTATTGTTTCGCCCGTCCGACTCACAGCTATCTCGGACTTTCTCCGGGGCTCGATTTCGAGAGCCGCATCTACGCGAAGGTCAATGCGCCGGAGTTGCTGCAACGCGAGCTGTCCAAAAGAAGCTATCTACCCGAGCCGATCGCGCTCGGCGTGAACACGGACGCATATCAGCCCATCGAACGTGAATTGCGCCTAACCCGGCGTGTCATCGAGGTTCTCCACGACTACGGTCACCCGTTCGCCGCGATAACGAAGTCGTCGCTGATCGAGCGCGACATCGATTTGCTCGCGCCGATGGCGCAACAGGGGCAGGTGATGGCCGCCGTCACGATCACGACGCTCGATGTCGAGATTGCTCGTACGCTGGAGCCGCGCGCGGCTACGCCGATGCGGCGGCTACGCACGATTCGCACACTCAGCGAAGCGGGCATTCCGGTTGGGGTCAGCGTGGCACCAGTGATCCCTTTCGTCACCGAGCCGGATCTCGAGCGCGTGCTCGAAGCATGCGCGGAAGCCGGCGCTACGAGCGCGAGTTACATCGTGCTGCGTTTGCCTTGGGAGGTGGCGCCCCTCTTCAAAGATTGGCTGGCCGCGCATTTTCCGCAGCGCGCGGAGCGCGTGATGGCTCGCGTGCGCGACATGCGCGGCGGCAAGGACTACGACTCGTCCTTTGCGCATCGCATGAAGGGAGAGGGGGCCTGGGCCGAATTGCTCAAGCAGCGGTTTGCGAAGGCAGTCAAACGACTTGGCCTCAACGCACGGCAACACGGCATCCTCGATATGTCGCATTTCCAGAAGCCGGCCACGGCCGAGCCCCTGAATCCGCAACTGAGCTTGTTTTGA
- the rpsP gene encoding 30S ribosomal protein S16, which produces MVIIRLARGGSKKRPFYNIVATDSRNRRDGRFIERVGFYNPVATKGESLRIAQDRLTYWQGVGAQLSPTVERLVKQAQKAQPAA; this is translated from the coding sequence ATGGTCATCATCCGCTTGGCACGTGGCGGCTCGAAGAAGCGCCCGTTCTACAACATCGTCGCCACCGATTCGCGTAATCGCCGCGATGGCCGTTTCATCGAGCGCGTCGGTTTTTACAACCCAGTCGCGACGAAGGGCGAGTCGCTGCGCATTGCGCAGGATCGCCTGACGTACTGGCAAGGCGTTGGCGCGCAACTGTCGCCGACGGTCGAGCGTCTCGTGAAGCAAGCGCAAAAGGCGCAACCGGCTGCTTAA